The following are from one region of the Juglans regia cultivar Chandler chromosome 10, Walnut 2.0, whole genome shotgun sequence genome:
- the LOC109021041 gene encoding NEDD8 ultimate buster 1-like, protein MAKLKIGGTWAGVIEVVLEEWTVPMLRIEVAKRSNCGPESINLICAGKVLRDGDGTEKLAQLGVKNNARILASRGSIEEGKSLEEGLLAEEERSRRLSRVKAAATALAKRHADGSLPVEDFNIEVEDQSGQIVQLGSETDQRAVMMGLMLHANGKQLIRSENYKDALEVLTMGEEAFSLCNPKVIELIDNVPILQMDMVWCYFMLRDIRWLSVAGARLEKAREGIERAHGKDYSRVRLLQAGRHPELAIHLRLELLEGVVAYHNGEFDRSRKALTSAHAKYFQLQVPDEALSLVMSMGFKERDAKRALRMSNQDVGSAVDFLVEEKAKRAQKREEDIRRRTEIMEQKRYGMTPSKKAVDLNKLNELVSVGFEKDLAAEALRRNENDFEKALDNLTDPEANSAIQVDIESRKRKRTRQASETAIEQLVRMGFERSRVVAALQAGGTIEQAMQQLLSQSDSNSTVGADNSANSSAPILPDASGSSNDVGGPSTASEAEERDAEMEDALAGELAKGDALTDYDIEVLNEGEAINEYLALLESAGNSVEASRQ, encoded by the exons ATGGCGAAGCTGAAGATAGGAGGGACATGGGCTGGTGTGATAGAGGTGGTACTGGAGGAATGGACCGTGCCCATGTTGAGGATAGAGGTGGCAAAGCGGTCAAACTGCGGCCCCGAGTCGATCAATTTGATTTGCGCAGGAAAGGTCTTGAGAGATGGCGATGGCACTGAGAAGCTGGCCCAACTGGGCGTCAAGAACAACGCTAGGATTCTCGCCAGTCGGGGCAGCATCGAGGAGGGAAAGTCCTTGGAGGAGGGGTTGCTGGCCGAGGAGGAACGCTCTCGGAGACTCAGCAGAGTCAA GGCAGCTGCCACGGCACTGGCCAAAAGGCACGCAGATGGTTCACTACCAGTTGAAGACTTTAACATAGAGGTTGAAGATCAAAGTGGACAGATTGTACAGTTGGGATCTGAAACTGATCAGCG GGCTGTAATGATGGGACTGATGCTTCATGCAAATGGAAAGCAACTAATTAGAAGTGAGAACTACAAAGATGCATTAGAAGTGCTCACCATGGGAGAG GAGGCTTTCTCTCTTTGCAATCCGAAGGTCATTGAG TTGATTGACAATGTCCCAATACTGCAAATGGACATGGTCTGGTGTTATTTCATGCTCCGAGATATCAGATGGCTCTCGGTGGCAGGAGCACGCCTGGAAAAGGCTAGGGAAGGAATTGAACGTGCTCATGGGAAAGACTACTCCCGTGTCAGACTCCTCCAAGCAGGTCGCCATCCAGAGCTTGCAAT ACATTTGAGACTGGAGCTGCTGGAAGGGGTGGTGGCATATCACAATGGTGAGTTTGATAGATCAAGGAAGGCATTGACCTCAGCTCATGCAAAATACTTCCAG CTGCAGGTACCAGATGAAGCCTTATCACTTGTTATGAGCATGGGATTTAAAGAACGTGATGCAAAGAGGGCACTGCGAATGAGCAATCAAGATGTTGGGAGTGCTGTTGATTTTCTTGTTGAGGAGAAGGCAAAAAGAGCACAGAAAAGAGAGGAGGATATTAGGCGAAGAACCGAAATAAT GGAGCAAAAAAGGTATGGAATGACACCCTCAAAGAAAGCTGTGGATCTTAATAAACTGAATGAATTGGTCTCTGTTGG GTTTGAGAAGGACCTTGCTGCTGAAGCACTTCGAAGAAATGAGAATGACTTTGAGAAGGCATTGGATAATTTGACAGATCCAGAAGCAAATTCGGCCATACAG GTTGATATTGaatcaaggaaaagaaaaagaacacgACAAGCATCAGAAACTGCAATTGAGCAGCTTGTACGTATGGGCTTTGAAAGATCAAGAG TGGTTGCTGCTCTTCAGGCTGGTGGTACTATTGAGCAAGCTATGCAACAACTTCTCTCACAATCTGATTCAAACTCCACAGTTGGTGCTGATAACAGTGCCAATTCTTCCGCACCAATACTTCCTGATGCGTCTGGCAGCAGTAATGATGTTGGAGGACCATCAACTGCAAGTGAAGCAGAAGAGAGGGATGCAGAGATGGAAGATGCACTGGCTGGAGAACTAGCAAAAGGAGACGCTTTAACAGACTATGACATTGAAGTTTTAAATGAAGGCGAAGCCATAAATGAGTACTTGGCTCTGCTGGAGTCAGCTGGTAATAGCGTGGAGGCATCTCGACAATGA
- the LOC109005401 gene encoding protein OS-9 homolog isoform X2, with product MKMKVLWWLILLSYTLCHSAFADQIFPGHVGGTFGHSFREPKYKIEFHPEDSLFHPDDDQESVVMPNKNGENFICFLPKLEKAKSGKPVTQLNTSSMIMESEKRIKLKTPDELLEILKDRCFIRQEGWWSYEFCYQKKLRQVHSEDEKVVQEFILGEYNAEATAAFNQNISEISTLKDPRSKDASQRYHAHQYTNGTMCDLTNQPRETEVRFVCSESRAMISSLTELSTCKYALTVQCPTLCKHPLFQEERPVWHTINCNVLPKDFKETKMEEESKEKLILMVTDNDGLSIHDPKE from the exons atgaagatgaaggtaTTGTGGTGGCTGATCCTACTTTCATACACCCTGTGTCACAGTGCGTTTGCCGATCAGATCTTCCCTGGTCATGTAG GTGGCACATTTGGTCACAGCTTTCGTGAACCGAAGTACAAGATTGAATTCCATCCAGAAGATTCCCTGTTTCATCCC GATGATGATCAGGAGTCTGTGGTAATGCCaaataaaaatggagagaattttatttgttttttgcctAAGCTGGAGAAAGCCAAGAGTGGAAAGCCTGTTACTCAGCTCAATACAAGCAGCATGATTATGGAATCTGAGAAGCGGATAAAACTGAAGACGCCTGATGAACTGCTTGAAATATTGAAGGACCGATGTTTTATCCGA CAAGAAGGTTGGTGGTCATATGAATTTTGCTATCAGAAGAAGTTGCGTCAAGTTCATTCGGAGGATGAAAAG GTGGTTCAGGAGTTCATATTAGGTGAATACAATGCAGAGGCCACAGCTGCTTTTAACCAGAATATCTCTGAAATTTCTACACTGAAAGATCCCCGCTCCAAAGATGCATCCCAAAG GTATCATGCTCATCAGTATACAAATGGAACCATGTGTGACCTTACTAATCAGCCACGAGAGACTGAG GTGAGGTTTGTATGCTCGGAGTCTAGAGCAATGATTAGTTCTCTTACAGAGCTATCCACTTGCAAGTATGCACTCACAGTTCAATGCCCAACGCTTTGCAAGCACCc ATTGTTTCAAGAAGAGAGACCAGTGTGGCACACCATTAACTGTAATGTGCTTCCTAAAGATTTCAAGGAAACAAAAATGGAGGAAGAATCCAAAGAAAAGCTGATCCTTATGGTCACGGACAATGACGGTCTATCAATTCATGATCCAAAAGAGTGA
- the LOC109005401 gene encoding protein OS-9 homolog isoform X1 → MKMKVLWWLILLSYTLCHSAFADQIFPGHVAGGTFGHSFREPKYKIEFHPEDSLFHPDDDQESVVMPNKNGENFICFLPKLEKAKSGKPVTQLNTSSMIMESEKRIKLKTPDELLEILKDRCFIRQEGWWSYEFCYQKKLRQVHSEDEKVVQEFILGEYNAEATAAFNQNISEISTLKDPRSKDASQRYHAHQYTNGTMCDLTNQPRETEVRFVCSESRAMISSLTELSTCKYALTVQCPTLCKHPLFQEERPVWHTINCNVLPKDFKETKMEEESKEKLILMVTDNDGLSIHDPKE, encoded by the exons atgaagatgaaggtaTTGTGGTGGCTGATCCTACTTTCATACACCCTGTGTCACAGTGCGTTTGCCGATCAGATCTTCCCTGGTCATGTAG CAGGTGGCACATTTGGTCACAGCTTTCGTGAACCGAAGTACAAGATTGAATTCCATCCAGAAGATTCCCTGTTTCATCCC GATGATGATCAGGAGTCTGTGGTAATGCCaaataaaaatggagagaattttatttgttttttgcctAAGCTGGAGAAAGCCAAGAGTGGAAAGCCTGTTACTCAGCTCAATACAAGCAGCATGATTATGGAATCTGAGAAGCGGATAAAACTGAAGACGCCTGATGAACTGCTTGAAATATTGAAGGACCGATGTTTTATCCGA CAAGAAGGTTGGTGGTCATATGAATTTTGCTATCAGAAGAAGTTGCGTCAAGTTCATTCGGAGGATGAAAAG GTGGTTCAGGAGTTCATATTAGGTGAATACAATGCAGAGGCCACAGCTGCTTTTAACCAGAATATCTCTGAAATTTCTACACTGAAAGATCCCCGCTCCAAAGATGCATCCCAAAG GTATCATGCTCATCAGTATACAAATGGAACCATGTGTGACCTTACTAATCAGCCACGAGAGACTGAG GTGAGGTTTGTATGCTCGGAGTCTAGAGCAATGATTAGTTCTCTTACAGAGCTATCCACTTGCAAGTATGCACTCACAGTTCAATGCCCAACGCTTTGCAAGCACCc ATTGTTTCAAGAAGAGAGACCAGTGTGGCACACCATTAACTGTAATGTGCTTCCTAAAGATTTCAAGGAAACAAAAATGGAGGAAGAATCCAAAGAAAAGCTGATCCTTATGGTCACGGACAATGACGGTCTATCAATTCATGATCCAAAAGAGTGA